TTTGGCTTCCTCGCTCAGGTAGTAGAGCAGGGTGGCGTTGCCGGCCAGCTCCTGAATACCGGCCTGGCCGTCCAGCTCGGCGTTGAAGCTGGCTTTGAGCATGCGCAGGGCCAGCGGGCTTTTCTCCAGCATCTTGTGGCACCACTGCACGGTAGTTTCCTCCAGCTGGTCCAGAGGCACTACTTTGTTGACGAGGCCCATGTCGAGGGCTTCCTGGGCGTCGTACTGGTCGCAGAGAAACCAGATTTCGCGGGCCTTCTTCTGCCCCACGATGCGCGCCAGGTAGGAAGCTCCGAAGCCGCCATCAAAGGAACCCACCTTGGGGCCGGTTTGGCCGAAGCGGGCGTTGTCGGCGGCAATAGTCAGGTCGCAGACCACGTGCAGCACGTGTCCGCCCCCAATGGCCCAGCCCGCCACCATGGCTACCACGGGCTTGGGGATGGAGCGGATGAGCTTCTGCAAATCCAGCACGTTGAGGCGGGGCACGGTGTCTTCGCCCACGTAGCCGCCGTGGCCCCGCACGCTCTGGTCGCCGCCCGAGCAGAAGGCCTTGCCGCCCTCGCCCGTGAGGATAACCACGCCGATGTCGGTCCGGTCGCGGCAGATGTGCATGGCCTCAATCATTTCCTGCACCGTGAGCGGGGTGAAGGCGTTGTGCACCTGCGGGCGGTTGATGGAGATTTTGGCGATGCCGCCAGCCTGCGTGAAGAGGATTTCGCGGAACTCCTTAATCGGGGTCCAGGTAAGTTGTTCGGCCATAAGTGGATGGTTTTATAACACTGCGAAACACTGCGCAAACACTGCGGAACACTGCGAGAAAAGACGTTTGTAATTTCTCGCAGTGTTCCGCAGTATTTGCGCAGTGTTTCGCAGTGTCGTTCAAGAGGAAAAAGAGGTGCGGACTAGGCTGCGGTAGTGTTCGAAGAAGTCGGCGTTGGTCTTGCTGTCGGTGGTGATTTCGAGCAAGGCGGCGCCGGATTCGGGCGCAAAGAAAACCGGTAGCGCCGACTCTAGTTCAGCAAAGGAAGAAACGGCTAGGTAACGCAACCCAAAATCCCGCGCCGTGTTCTCAGCCCGTAGCACTTGGCGCGTCTCAAAAAACTCCTCCAGCTCCGGCTGCTGGCGGGGGCCGTCGATGAGGCGGAAGATGCCGCCGGCGTGGTTGTTCAGGAGTACTACGCGCAGGTTCGGCACCGGGTAGTTGTGCCAGAGGGCGTTTCGGTCGTAGAAAAAGGCCACGTCGCCGGTGACGAGCACCACGGGCCGGTCGGGGTGGGCCAGGGCGGCGCCCACGGCCGTGGAGGTGCAGCCGTCGATGCCGCTGGTGCCGCGGTTGGCAAACACCTCCACCTGCCGGCCGGCGGGCAGCCCCAGGATGTTGGCGTAGCGCACGGCCATGCTGTTGGCCAGGTGCAGGGCGGCCCGGTCGGGTACCTGGCGCAGGCAGCGGTGCAAGGCCGCAAACTCGTTGAAGGGTTGATTGGGCTGGTGCAGAAACTCTTGCAGGAAGCCGGCGGCCCAGTTTTCAGCGGCCAGCCAGGGCCGGAGGTAGGCTGCTTTGGTCGCAGCTTCGGCGTCGGTGAGGTGCGGGTTGGTGCCCGGCCACAGCAGGCGCGGGGGAACCTCACCCCCTAGCCCCCTCTCCAAAAGAGAGGGGGAGCTAGTTGCTAGCTCTAGTTTTCTAGTTGCCTCACCCCCCCGGCCCCCCTCTCCCACGGAGAGGGGGGAGCCTGCCGATTTTTTAGCACTAGTTTCTACAGCTAGTTCCCCCTCTCCCCCCGGAGAGGGGGCTAGGGGGTGAGGCAAACTAGGGCCAGGGGGGGAGGTCAGCCCCGTAAAGAAGTCCGCCGGCTCCGTGCGCACCACTTTAGTCAGCGACTGAAACGTGTCGGCGACGGGGCCGGCGGGCTGGATGTGCCAGTGCTGGGCGGGGCGGGCCTGGCGCAGGTAGAGCTTGAGGGATTTGGAAATGAGCGACTGGCCGAAGGTGATGAGCAGCTCGGGCTTCAGCGCTTCTTTCAGGCCGGGCTCGGGCACGGCCATGAACACGTCGTGGCGGCCCAGGGGGCGCAGGCGCTGGTCGTAGCTGGCGGCGGCGGGCAGGTGGAGGTTGGCTATCAGGTCGCCCACCACGGGCACCTGCCAGGCGGCGGCAAACTGGCGCAAGGCCAGCAGCAGCTCGGCATCGTGGGGGTGCTGGCCGCCCACCACCAGCACGCGGCGGGTGCTGCGCAGGGCCTCACGCAGCTCCTGCACCTGAGCTGTCGGCAGCTGGGGCCGCCCCGGCAGCTCCCGAATGATTTTCACGGCTGCATCGTAGCGGATTTCCTCGCCGGCTTTGGGGTAGAATGGCTCCCGCAGCGGCACATTCACCTGCACCGGCCCGGCCGGAAACTGCTCGGCCAGCCCAATAGCCTCCGATACCACCCGCGCCGCGTGCCAGGCAGCATCGGCGTGGCTCGTATCAGCTGGAAACGTGAACGTGCCTTTGGCGTGGGCCCCGTACAGGTCGGTTTGGCGGATGGTCTGGCCGTCGAGCTGGTCGATCCACTCCGGCGGCCGGTCGGCGGTAAACACCACCAGCGGAATCTGCTGAAAATAGGCCTCCGCCACGGCCGGGGCGTAGTTCAGGCCTGCCGTGCCCGAGGTGCACACCAGCGCCACCGCCCGGCGCTGGGCCTGAGCCAGCCCCAATCCAATGAAGGCCGCCGCCCGCTCATCGGGCACCGTCCGCACTCGGATGCGCGGGTGCCGGGCAAAGGCAATGGTCAGCGGCGCGCACCGGCTCCCCGGCGACAACACCACGTCGGTAGTGCCCAGCTGAGCGCAGATTTCAGGGATGTTGTGAATGGATTGGAGCAAGGACATCAAGCGAAATAAAGGTTTGTCATTCCGAGCGGAGCGAGGAATTTGGGTACAACAACCAAGCCTGGCTTTTGGCTTCTCCTAAACCGCTGGAGGGATACAAGAAAGCAGGAATCAGACGTGTAATAGCGGATTGGCGGGCCAGCCAGATTCCTCGCTCCGCTCGGAATGACAAGCTCACGCGTGCAAAATAGCCCCGGCCGTGCGCAGCTTCAGCTCGGTTTCCTGCCACTCGCGGGCGGGGTCGGAGTCGATGGTGAGGCCAGTGCCGGCGTAAAGAATGGCTTCCTGGGGGCGGAGCTGGAGGCAGCGCAGATTGACGTAGAGGCGGGCCGCGCCGGGCGCGGGCAGGTTCACGGGACCCAGAAAGCCGCTGTAGTAGGCCCGGTCATAGCCCTCATGCTGCTCGATGAACTCCAGGGCCGCTTGCCGGGGCATGCCGCCCAC
This region of Hymenobacter sp. YIM 151500-1 genomic DNA includes:
- the menB gene encoding 1,4-dihydroxy-2-naphthoyl-CoA synthase: MAEQLTWTPIKEFREILFTQAGGIAKISINRPQVHNAFTPLTVQEMIEAMHICRDRTDIGVVILTGEGGKAFCSGGDQSVRGHGGYVGEDTVPRLNVLDLQKLIRSIPKPVVAMVAGWAIGGGHVLHVVCDLTIAADNARFGQTGPKVGSFDGGFGASYLARIVGQKKAREIWFLCDQYDAQEALDMGLVNKVVPLDQLEETTVQWCHKMLEKSPLALRMLKASFNAELDGQAGIQELAGNATLLYYLSEEAKEGKNAFLEKRKPDFSKYPKFP
- the menD gene encoding 2-succinyl-5-enolpyruvyl-6-hydroxy-3-cyclohexene-1-carboxylic-acid synthase → MSLLQSIHNIPEICAQLGTTDVVLSPGSRCAPLTIAFARHPRIRVRTVPDERAAAFIGLGLAQAQRRAVALVCTSGTAGLNYAPAVAEAYFQQIPLVVFTADRPPEWIDQLDGQTIRQTDLYGAHAKGTFTFPADTSHADAAWHAARVVSEAIGLAEQFPAGPVQVNVPLREPFYPKAGEEIRYDAAVKIIRELPGRPQLPTAQVQELREALRSTRRVLVVGGQHPHDAELLLALRQFAAAWQVPVVGDLIANLHLPAAASYDQRLRPLGRHDVFMAVPEPGLKEALKPELLITFGQSLISKSLKLYLRQARPAQHWHIQPAGPVADTFQSLTKVVRTEPADFFTGLTSPPGPSLPHPLAPSPGGEGELAVETSAKKSAGSPLSVGEGGRGGEATRKLELATSSPSLLERGLGGEVPPRLLWPGTNPHLTDAEAATKAAYLRPWLAAENWAAGFLQEFLHQPNQPFNEFAALHRCLRQVPDRAALHLANSMAVRYANILGLPAGRQVEVFANRGTSGIDGCTSTAVGAALAHPDRPVVLVTGDVAFFYDRNALWHNYPVPNLRVVLLNNHAGGIFRLIDGPRQQPELEEFFETRQVLRAENTARDFGLRYLAVSSFAELESALPVFFAPESGAALLEITTDSKTNADFFEHYRSLVRTSFSS